The Neoasaia chiangmaiensis sequence GATCCATCGGATCGCCCGCCTTCAGTTCGGCAACGCCTTTCTTGTAGAGCTCGACGAACCTGTCATAGACGGCATCCACGACGATCAGTCGCTTGGACGAGACGCAAACCTGCCCTGCGTTCCAGTGGCGGCCAAAAACCGCCCATTTCGCTGCCTTTTCGATATCGGCATCTTCCAGGACGATGAATGCGTCCGAACCGCCCAGCTCCATGGTCGCCTTCTTCAGGGCCTTTCCTGCGATACTGGCGACGATACCGCCCGCCGTTTCCGAACCGGTCAGCGCGACGCCACAGACGCGCGGATCGTTGAGGATCGTTTCCGTGTGGTGGCGGGCCGTATATAGGTTCCGGAACGCGCCTTTCGGCAGCCCGGCTTCCTGCATCAGTTCATCGAAGGCGTTCGCGCTCTGCGGCACGTTTGATGCGTGCTTCAGCAGGACCGTGTTGCCGGCGGAAAGCTGGGGGGCGATAATTCGGGCAATCTGGTAATAGGGGAAATTCCAGGGCTCGATCGCCAGCAGCACACCCTGCGGCTGATGCGCGAGAATGGCCTCGCCTTCCTTCGCATCGGCAACCGGCAGTTTCTCCGGCTTCAGCAAATCCTCGGCATTCTTTGCATAATATTCGAAGATTTCGGCGGACAGTTCGGTCTCGAGCTTCGCTTCGCTGTAGAGCTTGCCCATCTCCAGCGTCAGCAGTCTGGCATATTTGTCGATATCGCGGCGCAGGATATTGGCAGCCGCCGTCATGACCTTGGCGCGGTCCGCGAATGAAACATGGCGCCAGGAAAGGAAGGCGTCATACGCGTCCGTCAGAGCAGCCTGCACCTCCTGATCCGTCGCCTCCGGAAAGGTCCTGAGCTTTTCGCCGGTATAGGGATTGATTGTTTCGTAAGCCATTTTCTTCCGTTTCCTTCATCGTCAGCTGAGGCTGTAACAGGCCAGCGTTACTGTCTTATCAGGCTAGTCAGACATACGAAGTCCATGTTGTCCATGTTCGCGGCTGGCGCGACGCGGCCCTAGCGGCGTATGCGAGCGGAAAGCATATGCCGCCGTTGTGTTCCTGACTGACGCTTGAGCGATGCCGCGGTTTTCTGAAAAGAATGTCATGCGTCCACATGATGGTGGTTCAAGGCGGTGGCATTGATCGGTCTGGATGCAAGATAGGCGTGGAAGACGCCAAAATGTGTCTGCTTTCGGACGTTGGAAAAACCGGCCTGCTGCAAGGCGGCCAGAATACTCTCCGGCGCGACGCATTCCTCGATCGTATCCCAGTAGTAGGTCATGAGCGTGCGACTCTCCGCAGAGGCGGTAACGCCGGAGAGAAACGGGACGACGCGACCGAGATAAACGCGCAACGCTGCCTGAACCCGTCTGCTTCGCGCGCGCCCGATCTCAAGGATAATGAGGTTTCCGCCCGGCTTCAGCACGTTCAGAAACGCGCCAAAAGTTGCCCCCAGATCGTGGACGTGCCGCAAGGCATAGCCCATGCTCAGCATGTCCATGCTCGCATTGGCAACAGGGAGCCGCTGGGCGTCCGCCTGAATGACGTCGATGGACGATCTCCTGCGGCACTCCGCCAGCATGCCGGGACTCATGTCCAGCCCGATGACGTTGCCTTTGCCGGTTATCCGCTCGGCCTCCCTTGCGACCAGTCCGGTACCTGTCGCGACGTCAATCAGCTTGTGACCGGCCTTCAGCCCGGCGACGCCGA is a genomic window containing:
- a CDS encoding NAD-dependent succinate-semialdehyde dehydrogenase; protein product: MAYETINPYTGEKLRTFPEATDQEVQAALTDAYDAFLSWRHVSFADRAKVMTAAANILRRDIDKYARLLTLEMGKLYSEAKLETELSAEIFEYYAKNAEDLLKPEKLPVADAKEGEAILAHQPQGVLLAIEPWNFPYYQIARIIAPQLSAGNTVLLKHASNVPQSANAFDELMQEAGLPKGAFRNLYTARHHTETILNDPRVCGVALTGSETAGGIVASIAGKALKKATMELGGSDAFIVLEDADIEKAAKWAVFGRHWNAGQVCVSSKRLIVVDAVYDRFVELYKKGVAELKAGDPMDPATTLAPLSSQKAADDLLKQVESAKEHGAKVEAIGAPVPKEGAFFQPLLMTNLHNENEARHWEFFGPVTQLYRADDEADAIRIANDSPFGLGGSVFTRDTKRGVKVAEQIYTGMVYINHPTMVKADLPFGGVARSGYGRELIGLGIKEFVNHKLIDVVDIDAPF
- a CDS encoding class I SAM-dependent methyltransferase, yielding MPDDPNPPHPILSAYYRSESDRVTFVRSLFDGTARYYDRINAIFSLGTGRWYRRHMLGVAGLKAGHKLIDVATGTGLVAREAERITGKGNVIGLDMSPGMLAECRRRSSIDVIQADAQRLPVANASMDMLSMGYALRHVHDLGATFGAFLNVLKPGGNLIILEIGRARSRRVQAALRVYLGRVVPFLSGVTASAESRTLMTYYWDTIEECVAPESILAALQQAGFSNVRKQTHFGVFHAYLASRPINATALNHHHVDA